A window of Magnolia sinica isolate HGM2019 chromosome 13, MsV1, whole genome shotgun sequence genomic DNA:
AAAGCTTATAAATACACCTCCAGTCATAAGAAAAAGGCATGTATAACTATCTTGATTATCTACGCATGCTGTGAGTCCACACACCTAACTTAGGTATTGAAGGGTCTCTAGCTACGACTGGCGCTTCTAATGTCTCCTTGTTTCCTATTGAATTGTAGGTACCCAGGGCCTCACAGGAGGTGAGCCAAGATCAACTATATTCGAGCAACAACAAATTTCATGTCCTAATTATTAATCAGGAGGTTAAGATCAAGACTTAGATATAAATGGATTGAAGAGAAATCCAAATATCAATTTCTTCACTTTTTAAAATTACTTCAAAACTAGAAAAATTGGAAATCTTTTTCttaacacacacactcacacctaaacacaccacaatgggcactAAAACCCTCTCATCCCTCCCCTTTAAAGTGTATGCCCCACTTATAAACTATGGCAACATTTCGAACATGGATTGGTCTTATTTCTAGACAAGGGCATTTTCATACTGAGTTTCAATTATAAAAttaatgactttttttttttttgttaacttaCTGAGACTTATAATTGTCTCATTTTGGCCAAAATacatcttttagatttcacaCTTCACACGTGTGTACCATTTCAAGATACGAGCAATTAAGTAATTAATGACAATTTATTTCATCAAATTCATTatcatataaatatattataaaattacttttaaatcaaaattctGCCAAACACAATTTTTAAATTCTAGAATTTCAATCTCAAATTACCAAATATAATTAAAGATTTAAAATCACTtgaattctaataaaattttgagttaaatttttatgcatttcattcTATGTTGCCACACCAAAACCCTAAGATATTGTTGGAAAGTTAGGTTACATCATCATCCACATCGAGCCTTATCCTAGCTAATTGGGTCCACTGCACCTTTTGCATTCcatagtttgtttttttttttttttaaaaataaaaaaataaaaaatcaatctaAGCCCTACCCATAAAGAAAAGTTGTGAACAACAAAGATCTAAAGCATGCACTGTCTAATAAGGCTGCTGAGCATAATGACACCTGCATCAGAGAacaaaaaaaaggggggaaacGATAACCCCAACTGATTGATTCTCAATCATGGCCATTCAACTTAGGGCCCACAATTCGTACGATCTAGATTCTAGATTGAGAGGCTCATCAAAACcataaaaaagaaacaaacaCAAGACAAACTACCATTGAATAAGCTGCATTCATGAAAGTAAAAGCCTTTCTCTTGAAAATATAAcaatcaattcctccatttcccTTAAAAAGCCATCTGCCATTTCAGCGAATTAAGGCTTAGCCTACGGTAATAGTTCACCACCACTTTTAATATGATACACCATCATCCACCACACGTGTGGAAACCATACGAAATCCGGACCGTCTATGTGCATTGATCGCTGTTTTGACTGGATCAaaggcgaaaaaaaaaaaacctgatcgAACAGAGCCAACCAGCTGACTCGCAGCTACCAAAATGGACCGTTGAAAATATCAATGTCAATGGGACGTTTTCAATGGGCGATCTCAGATGATTAAGATTGACCAATCTGCCAAAATTTCCGCCAACGCTCCGGATTTAACGGTCTGGATTTCCCTGTCGAGGATGAGAATGGTGGTTAACCATCACCACCGTAGTCTAGGCcgcaataataataaaaaatagaggaaaacagtgaagaagaagaattaatATTAAGTACTCCGCGTGACTATTCAAATTAGTAGCCCTCCATCGCATTTCGCTTCCCATCTTTCCTTCTCTGAAAGCTAACCTCCAGAATCTCAAAGAAGAGGATAGAAACTACAAAACCCAATTCCCCAAttgatatcttcttcttctttcttgccCCTAATTCCCTCTATCTCTCTTCTGCATTTCATCAGCAACATTCAGGGCATCTAACCAAGCCATTCTCATTACAAACAGAGCAGCTCCTGAACCCCCCTTTCTCCGAAAAGCACTTATGGCTGCCGCTGCAGCTCCCGCAGAGCAAGAACCGGAACCCACCGCAGCCATCGCAGACGCCGATCTCGGCCTTTGGGAACCCTTCAACGATCTTCTTCAGCTCCCCGGATTCATGCAATTGCAGGATCTCCTCTGCCCCGCCGATATATCTTCCCCCAATAAAAACCCTAGGGAGGGTGAGATTCCTATTCCCCAAAATACCCTTGAGCTCGTCCAAGAAGGCGACGTCCATGGAGAGATCACGTTCATCGATGGAGACGCGGAAGCCGCGGAGGATGGTTCGAACGGTGCGGCAATCCTCGAAGGTGGAGCGGACGACGCGGAGGCTGGTGAAGTAGACGACGATGCGGTGTGACTCGGGGTGAGTCGCATCAGAGCGAATGAGGAGCGAGTTCCTGGCGCGGAGGGTGGAAGAGGCGATTCGGACTCGGTGGAAGATGGAAGGGGATCTTCTGAGGTGGGGTTGCTTTCTTTCTGAGGTATCGGGAAAGGAATCGTCTTCGCAGAGCGTTTGGATGTCTTTGAAGGTGGAGAAGGTGAAGGAATGAGAacgagaatgagaaagagagggagtccGGAGAGGGGATTTTCCCCACCACATTAGGAGaatctggagagagagagagagagagagagagagagagagagagagagagagagagaatgtgtcTTTTGGTTTTTTGAGGGAGGAGATGTTTTTTGGAGGAGGAGAGGTGTTTTTTTTCTGgaggcagagagagagatgggttggaGGAACTGAAAAAGCGGGGATTTATGCAGCTTTGCATGTGTTTTGGACGACCTGAATCCCTCCACCAAACCTGGTTTACACGcaagcttggtgggccccaccatattgtatattgtatatgtaaaatctactccgtccatcagtttctatcTTGATTTAAGGATCGGGTGAAATAGAATAAGCGAGATTTataaataaggtgggccacaccatagggacaATGAGGATGTGATGCCAACCGTAATTTTATTTGTGGGACcactatctttcatcaaaccctttAATTGAGTGTAACTCACCAGATTTAATATAATAATAGGATGATCCAAATATCAAACAGGGGCACATCCTGTGAATTTGGAAGCTTTaggagtagttttttttttttttttagttcccGTTGGTGTGTCCTGCCAGAGACGTTTGCGGAGATGATCGCTTGTATGTACGGTTAAATTAATGCTttccacctgatggacagagtagatttgaaTATGAGACATATGAAACATGGTGGGTCCCGTAGATTGTGAGTATATTAGGTAGCTCTGCAGAAGAGGTGGTCTACAAAACCTTTTTTCACGCAGCTGAGTACAACAcccaaactctgtgggccccaccaatttatatataaaaatataaaatccatcccatccattatgtgagaaCCATTAATGTGCGGCTACAAAAGTTTGATGAGTCCCGCCGATGGGAACGGTGTGAAACTGTTCCTGAGTTTTCTAAGTTAACACTGCGTAGCCTGGCTGTATCTAGATCaggctatttatttatttatttatttatttatgaatcAAGAAtataacctgatggacggattgaattttacatatgcaagatgtgggccccacaagcttggtCCTTTGCGGACGCCTATCACCACTGCAGTGGTGGTTGTGTTGGGACTTGTGTTGGGTGCtgtggggccaatgtgatgtatgtttttgatatccatgccatccatccgattttccaacgcattttaagacatgagcctaaaaatgaagtagatccgaatgttaagtgaaccacaccacaggaaacagtggggataatggcaTCCACCGTTGACACCTTTCTActtcccaccgtaatgtttatttctcatccaagctgttgaaaaggtcactcagacctggattaatggaaaacacaaatatcgtgctgatacaaaacttttgtggagtttttaacggtgggtattcatTCACCGTTGTTTCcaatgctgtggtccacctgagcttcagatctgtttcaagttcttcttcacgccccaaaatgaaatagaaaaatggatggacggcgtggatatcaaACAAATAAATCACGTTGGGCCCTGCAGTGCCTAACACATCTACACAACACCACGTGATCCACGCCGTCCTTTGCAACACCCGCTGTGCGTGGGGACACCATGGAGTGTATCTTGCATcgaaaccgttcatcaggttcgACTCGcaaggatgaaggtaaaaaagaaaaaataaacctaTCAAAAGCTAAGTCGGTCCCACGTGAGTTTTTTATCACGTTGATATTTTGTATATGCCGTAAATATATAGATTA
This region includes:
- the LOC131223646 gene encoding uncharacterized protein At5g39865, encoding MWWGKSPLRTPSLSHSRSHSFTFSTFKDIQTLCEDDSFPDTSERKQPHLRRSPSIFHRVRIASSTLRARNSLLIRSDATHPESHRIVVYFTSLRVVRSTFEDCRTVRTILRGFRVSIDERDLSMDVAFLDELKGILGNRNLTLPRVFIGGRYIGGAEEILQLHESGELKKIVEGFPKAEIGVCDGCGGFRFLLCGSCSGSHKCFSEKGGFRSCSVCNENGLVRCPECC